In the Enterobacter cloacae subsp. cloacae ATCC 13047 genome, CGCTACCGCCACCGACGAGGCGGGTAACGTCTCTGACCCATCTACGGGGATCACTATCACCGTCGATACCCTCGCACCGGATACCCCGGTGATTGGCGCCATCGCCGGTGAGCCGAATGGCGGTGTTACTACGGATACCACACCAACCGTCGGTGGAACCGGTGTGACGGGTGAAACGGTAATCGTCTACAACAATGGCGTCGAGCTTGGACGCGTGGTTGTGGCTAACGGCGAATGGTCATTCACCCTGCCCACACAGACGGATGGCCCGCTGAACATCACCGTTGCGGCAGTCGACGCTGCGGGTAACGTCAGCGCACTCAGCCCGGTCTTTACCGTCACCGTCGATACCACTGCACCTGAGATCCCGCTGATCAACAGCGTTGAAGACAGCCAGCTCACCAACGGGACGCTCTATACCCGCGACGGTACGCCAACACTCAACGGCACCGGCGAGCCGGGCTCCACCGTGATTGTCAGCGTGGACGGTACGCCATCCACAGTCCTGGTCACCGTCCAGCCGGACGGTACCTGGAGCTGGACCGCCGACACCACACTGGCGGAAGGCCCACACAGCTTCACCGTCTCGTCGGTCGACCCGGCGGGTAACCCTTCAGGAAGCTCTGCGCCGCTTGCCGTCACGGTGGATACCGTGCTTCCGGCAGCGCCGGACAATATCAGCGTGGCTGCACAGGGGACGCCGCTGACCGGTACCGGCGAAGAGGGTGCCACCATTATCGTTACAGACGCCAGCGGTAACGTGATCGGTACCGGGGTGGTTTCAGGCGGCAACTTCTCCGTGGCGCTCAGCCCGGCCCAGCAGGACGGCGCGGCGCTGACCATCACCGCCACCGATGCCGCAGGGAATCTCAGCCCTGAAGCCTCCTATACCGTCACCGGTACGCAGCCGAACCTCCCGGACGTTCCCGTCATTACGGTCATCAACGACGATACGGCCCCGGTTACGGGCGATGTGAAAGACAAAACCACCAACGACACGACGCCGACCCTCGTCGGGACGGCAGAGCCAGGCAGCATAATCACTGTCTATCAGGATGGCGTGCAGGTTCTGCTGCCAACCGTAACCGCCGATGCAAACGGCAACTGGAGCTATACGCCAGCTCTGCCGCTGGGTGAAGGAGCGCACACCTTTGAGGTCACCGCCACGCTGAATGGCGAAACCAGCGGACGTTCGCCAGTGGCGACCGTCACTGTTGATCTCACCGCCCCTGACGCGCCTGCCATTGGCGCAGTTATTGATGATGTCGGCCCGGGCACCGGTCCACTCACGGACGGGCAGACCACCAATGACAACCGCCCAACCCTGACCGGTAGCGGCACGGCGGGCGATACCATCTCCATTTACAGCAACGGCACCCTGCTGGGCACCACCGTGGTCGGCCAGACGGGTAACTGGAGCTTCACGCCGTCCGCGCTGGCGGAGGGCAATAACGTCCTGACCATCCGTGAAACCGATCCGGCGGGCAACCAGAGTGCGCCATCGGCAGGCTTCACCATCGTGGTTGATACCAGCTCCACCACCCCGGTGATTGTTAACGTCACCGATGATGTCGGCAACACCGCCACGACCGTGGTCAGCGGCAATACCACCAACGACGCAACGCCTACCCTCTCCGGTACGGCGGAAGCGAACAGCGTGGTGACGATCTTTGATGGCAATACGCAGATTGGCATCGTCACGGCGGACGGTACCGGCGCGTGGAGCTTTACGCCTGAGACCGCCCTCGTCGAAGGGTCACACAGCTTCACCGTCAAGGCCACCGATCCGCAGGGTAACGTCAGCCTGTCGTCAAACGCCTGGAGCGTGGTGGTTGACCTGACGGCGCCAGCGGTCCCCGTGCTGGAAACCGTCAGCGACAACGTGGCGGGCGGGATTGTCGGTAATCTCACCACCGGCCAGGTCACTAATGACACCACGCCAACGCTCAGCGGGACAGGCGCCGTCGGCAGTACCATCCACATCCTGAACAATGGCGTGGAGATCGGTACCGCACCGGTAGACAGCAACGGCAACTGGAGCTTTACCCCTAATCCGGCGCTGGGAGATGGCAGCTATAACATTCGCATCAACGCCAGCGATGCCGCCGGTAACGTCTCAGCCAACTCGCCGGTCTTCGTCTTCACGGTTGATACCGCAGGTCCTTCCGCGCCGGTGGTTACCAGTGTGATTGACGATGTCGGTCCGGTCACCGGGACGCTCACCAGCGGCAACAGCACCAACGACACAAAACCCACCTTCAACGGCACGGGCGAAGTCGGTTCCACGGTGCACATCATTGTTGATGGCAGCGAGATTGGCACCGCGGTCGTCAATGCTCAGGGGAACTGGACCTTCACCCCGGGTACCGCGCTCACCGAAGGGCCACATGCCATCACCTTCAACGCCACCGATACTGCAGGCAATACCGGCAGCACGTCGGCACCGATTAACCTGACGGTGGATACCTCCGCACCAACAGCGCCGTCCATTTTGACCGCGAGCGATAACGTGGGCAGCGTTCAGACACCGCTCTCCTCCGGGCAGAGCACGGACGATACCACCCCAACCCTTAGCGGCACAGCCGCGGCCAACGCGACCATCACTGTCTATCAGGACGGCCAGCAGGTCGGCACCGCCCAGGCTGACGGCAGCGGCGCGTGGAGCTTTACCCCGTCCACAGCGCTGGCGAATGGTAGTCACACCTGGTCCGTCACGGCCACCGATGCGGCGGGCAACGTCAGCCCCGCATCGCCTGACTTTACGCTGGTGGTGGATACCACTGCGCCTAACGCGCCGGTTATCAGCCAGGCGGTTGATGACGTGGGCACGATCACCGGCCCTGTCAGCTCCGGACAAAGCACCGACGACACCATTCCGCGTCTCGTCGGTACCAGCGAGCCGTTTGCCACGGTGAACATTTATGAAGGAACGACGCTGGTGGGCACCGGTACCGCGGATGCCAGCGGAAACTGGAGCATTCTGCTGACCACCACGCTGGCAACCGGTCCTCATAGCTTTACGGCTCAGGCGACGGATGCGGCAGGTAACACCAGCGCGCCGTCAGCGACCTTCAACCTGACCATTGACACCACGCCGCCTGCGCAGCCGGTGCTGAGCAGCATTGTGGATGACGTCGGGAATGCCGCCACGCCTGTCGCCAATGGCGGATTGACCAACGACGCGCAGCCAACCCTCACCGGGACGGCGGAAGCGGGCGCGACGGTGAAAATCTTCGATAACGGCGTGCAGATTGGCAGCGTTGTCGCCACCGGCGGTAACTGGAGCTTTACGCCATCCCCGGCGCTCAGCGATGGTCAGCACAGCCTGACGTTCACCGCCACCGATGCGGCGGGCAACGCCAGCGCACCCACCAACGGGTATGTGATCAACGTGGATGCCACCGCGCCAGCCGCACCGGTCATCAGCGCGATTGTAGACGACGTGGGCAGCGTTACCGGGCCGGTGACGGGCAATAACCCGACCAACGACACCCGACCAGCGTTGAGCGGTACCGTCGAAGCCAATGCGACGGTGCGTATCTACGACGGTAGCACGCTGGTTGGCACGGTCACCGCCGATGCCAACGGCAACTGGACGCTGGCGCAAACCACCACCACGCTGACGGAAGGTTCGCACAGCTTCACCGCCACCGCCACCGATGCCGCGGGCAATACCAGCGCGCCATCAACCGTGACCACAATCCTGGTGGACCTGACGGCACCGGGCGCACCGACCAGCCTGCAGGTGATCGCTAACGGAACCCAGGTCACCGGTACCGCGGAAGCGGGCAGCACCGTCACCATCACCAGCGGTAACGGCACGGTGCTCGGTACCGCGACGGCAGACGGTAACGGCAACTTTAGCGCTACCCTCACCACGGCGCAGACCAACGGTGAAGCCCTGCTGGTCTACGCGACCGATAAGGCCGGTAACGCTGGCGTCAGCGCCTCGGTGGTTGCGCCATCAACCAACATTCCAAACGCACCGGTTATCGCCAACATTGACGATAACGTCGGTAGCGTTACCGGAGGGCTGACCAACGGTAAAACCACCGATGACACCACGCCAACCCTGAGCGGCACCGCACAGCCGAACGCCACCGTCACGCTGTATAACAACGGCGTGTCGATGGGTACGGTAGTGGCGGATGCCAGCGGTAACTGGAGTTTTACGACCCCGGCATTAAGCGAGGGCTCACACGCCTTTACCGCCACGGCAACCAACTCAGCCGGCACCAGCCCGATCTCGCTCTCGACAACCGTTATCGTCGACGTGACGGCGCCAAACGCGCCTGCCGGGACCTTTAACGCTGACGGCAGCGTATTGACCGGTACGGCGGAAGCGGGCAGCACCGTCACCATCCGCCTCGCGGACGGGTCAACGGTGACCACCACCGCAGACAGCAATGGCGCCTACAGCTACACCTTCCTCAACAAGCAGACCGAAGGCCAGACGCTGCAGATCACGGCCACCGATGCGGCGGGTAACACCTCGCAGCCGGGCTCGGTCCTTGCGCCGGTGGTGCCGCTCTCTGCCAGCAATAACGTTGAAGAGCTGGATCTCAGTACCACCGCCACCGTCACCAACAGCCAGTACAGCGACTATGGCTTCCTGCTGGTGGGTGCCGTAGGCAACGTGCTGACCCTGCTGGGCAACGATACAGCCCAGGTTGAGTTCAACGTGGGCAGCGGCGGCAGTGCGGATATTGTGGTCAATGCCAACGCCACGGGGGCGGTGCTTTCGCTGCTCAACACCCTGGAGCTGGTGGTGCAGCGTTTCGATACCGTCAACAACACCTGGACCACCGTCGTGGATACCGGACAACCGCAGTTCGCCGACCTGCTGACCCTTGGGGCCACCGGCGTGTCGCTGAACCTGACCGGGCTCGCTGATGGCCAGTATCGCGTGCTGAGCTACAACACCAACCTGCTGGCAACCGGCTCGTACACCAGCCTGGATGTGGCGGTGAAAGAGACCAGCGCCGGGACTGTAACGGGCGACACCAGCCTGGACGGTAACGTGATCCTGGATACCGATCCTACCGCAGGCAGCGATAACGCCCCGGCAGGTACGACCGTCTCCGCCGTGACCAACGCGCTGGGGGTCACCACCAGCGTTAACGCCGACGGCACGGTGATTCAGGGGCAGTACGGTACGTTGACCATTAACCGCGACGGTAGCTACACCTACAACCTCACCGACACCAGTGCCGCGGTGATTGGCCGCACGGAGAGCTTCACCTACACCATTACCCATAACGGTGTCAGCGCGTCGGCGAACCTTGTGCTGTCGCTCGGTTCGGGCAGCGTGGCGAATGGCATTGTCGCCGTAGACGACGCGGCTTCCCTGACCTTCGACACCACCGTCCAGGCCATCGATAACGGCACATCATCGCAAAGCGGCTTTACCCTGGTGGGGATCAATCTCGGCAACACGCTGGGGCTGAACCTGCTGGACGACATGACCAACCCGATCATCTACACCGTGGAGGAAGGTACAACCCGCACCATGACGATTCAGGCCTCCGTGGGGGGTGTAGCCCTGGCATCGGTGTTCGACCTGTACGTCTATAAGTTCAACAACGCAACCCAGACCTTCGAGCAGATGCGCGTTGAGCCGGGCTGGCTGCGTGCGCCGCTGCTGGGCGGCACCTCCTCGCAGCTGACGCTGAACCTGCCTGCCGGGGAGTATCTGTTCCTGCTCAATACGGCGGCAGGGATCACCGCGCTGACGGCCTACACCCTGAGCGTGCTGCAGGATCATGTCTACAGCGTCTCCAGCATCGGGGAAAGCACCACGGGGGATGTGCTGGCGAACGATCCGGTGCCGGATGGCACGGTGGTGACGGAAGTGAACGGTGTGGCGGTTAACAGCAGTGGAACAACCGACATTCAGGGAGAATACGGCACGCTGACCATTGATTCGTCCGGCCAGTACACCTACACCCTGAATAGCGGCGTGGGTGCGGACCATATCAGCACGCCGGACACCTTCGTCTATACCATTACGGCACCAAACGGCGCGAAAGATACGGGCTCACTCAACATTACCCCAACCGCGCGGGCAATGGATGCGGTGAACGATGTCAGCACCGAGATGAGTGTCACGTCGGTACACCATACCTCGGCCTACTCTGACACCACCGTCGGTAGCGCCAGCTGGACCACCTCGTTGCTAGGTACCACCACGGGCAGCGGAAGCGGGACCTTTGTGGTGGATCCGAACACCGCCCTGCATAGCGCGTCGCTGCACTTTGACGTCGCGTCGCTGCTGGCGCTGGGCGGGCTGACGGTGAACTGGACGATCAGTGATGCCAACGGTGTTATCCGCACCGGCTCCTTCAGCGGCGGCTCGCTGCTGGGCGGCAGTATCGACGTGCCCCTGACTGGGCTGGATCTGAACGCCGGGACCTATACGCTGAGCTATACCGGCAGCGTACCGGGGCTGAGCGTGGGCAATATCACCATCACCCCGAGCGTGAACGGTACCACCTACTCGCTGACCCAGTTCGACTCCACCAGCGGCCACACCGTTGACGGCAATATCTTCGACGGTACAGATTCCGCCGGGGCGATGGATCAGCTGCAGTCGGTCGATACCCGCGTGACCATTACCGGCTTCGACGGCACCACCACCACGCTGGATCCTTACACCGGCAGCACGCTGGTCAACGTCACGGGTCATTACGGCACGCTGTCGATTGGCGCAGACGGCCACTACACCTACACCCTCAACAGCGGGGTGTCGCTCTCAACCATCACGTCGAAGGAGGTCTTCAACTACACCCTCACCGATGCCAACGGCAATACGGACACTGCCACGCTGACCATCAATATGGCGCCGCAGTTCGTCAGTTCTGAGCATAACGATGTCATTACCGGCACCGCGTACGGCGATACGCTGATTTATCAGGTGCTGAACAGCACCGCAGGCAACGCCACCGCGGGTAACGTCAGCAGTACCGCCGGCGATCACTGGACCAACTTCTCGCTGGCCCAGGGAGACAAAATTGACATCGGCGATCTGCTGGTGGGCTGGAACGGCAGTGCGTCAACGCTCGGTAATTACCTGCATGTGACGAACAGCAATGGCAGTACCGTGATCGCCATCGACCGTGACGGTACAGGAAGCACCTATACCAATACCACGCTCGTGACGCTTGATAACGTCCAGACCACCTACGACGAGTTAGTTAACCAGCAACACATCGTGACCTGATAGCACCTGTAGTACCTGACCCGGGCGCACTGCGCCCGGGCATAAACAATAAAGCTGTACTTATTTTTTATTAGGGACATGACATGGGAAAGATGATGCCTTACTGGTGGCTCTCGTGCTGCCTGATATCTGTGCCCGCACTCTCCGCTAATCCGGCGGCGATGATTAATACCGGACAACTTCGCGAAACGCAGGAACTCCCCTCCCTGAATGGCCGCGTGGCGCCTGTGGCGGGCAACGCCGCCCCCGGCACGCTGCAGCTTGGCGACGCCGTCAACCGCGCCGTCACCTGGCACCCGGCCATCAGTGAAGCGGTAGGAAAACTCTACCAACAGAGTGAAGAGGTGGACGTCGCCAAATCGAAATACTACCCGCAAATTAACGCCGGTATGGACAATGGCTATACCCATGACGGCGACGATAATGGCTTTACGCCATCGCTGGTGCTCTCTCTTTCCCAGATGCTGTACGACTTTGGCAAGGTAGCAAGCCAAGTGCGT is a window encoding:
- a CDS encoding BapA/Bap/LapF family large adhesin; its protein translation is MSQISVISKLTGVETTTEGTQVTLSHSSIVELKVERANVADFARNGNDLVITLHSGEVITVKNFFVTDAQGASQLVLQDSEGALWWIQDPAGAATYESIASTDVLLAASGSDAGGAAIWPWVLGGIVAAGGIAAAASTGGGGGGDDDDDNGSNPGTPTNPSDPDTTPPNAPSGLQFSPDGKTVSGTAEPGSTITLKDADGNVIGTGKTGSDGKFTIDLGTPLTNGEQITATATDSSGNTSPGTTVTAPDTTAPDAPDILLVNDDAGDKAGPLENGQRTDDARPTFSGIGEPGSTITLYDNGKQIGTTTVDAKGSWSFTPTTDLTNGSHTITTTATDAAGNTSPASAAVSFVVDTVAPGAPTISSATDDIDPGKGTVSSGGSTNDPRPQLSGTAEPGSTVTIYDGSVAIGTAVTGSNGTWTFTPSVNLGESTHQFTVRATDAAGNTGPASPVFTLTVDLTPPATPTAIVLSDETGAIKGAITAGQFTDSSEPLLAGRGEPGGTIQVYDNGVLIGQTTVLPNGTWSLRPDNPLAEGPHSITIKQTDAAGNQSAESQPVNFTVDTTPPALPVIAINPVGTQVTGTAEPGSKIVITNSNGDVIGRATTDGNGNFVATLSPAQTNGEQLSVVATDAAGNQSPAASLTAPDTTPDILSVVDDQPGVTGPISQNGITNDRTPTLNGTAEPGSTITIHSGGDVLGTVVVPSSGQWTFTPSTPLAEGAHVLTATSSNGNVSNAWTITIDGTAPDAPAITQLVDNVPGGTGPVGANDTTNDATPTLNGTGEPGSTITIRLDGVDIGTAVVGSSGAWTFTPTTPVGDGAHTLTAIATDVAGNTSPVSGGFTFTVDTTPPPVATLATVTDDAGDVKGPLSSGDTTDDTQPLLQGSAPDGTVITVYDGTTLLGTATLDGSGGWSFTPTTPLTDGPHSLTIHATDAAGNTSISDPFELVIDTVAPATPDTPAITVNPDGSAPTSLNPGETTRDTTPTLSGTGNPGDTVTIYNGTDKIGDAVVDGDGNWSWTPPAELPNGTYDITLTVTNKDGAGNESAPSQPVTITIDTDAPAAPAVPVITDSVSQITGPVADGETTNDPRPVLSGTGTPNDVITIYDSVDGGTPTAVGTVTVDGNGNWSWRPESAIDEGSHEFTATATDEAGNVSDPSTGITITVDTLAPDTPVIGAIAGEPNGGVTTDTTPTVGGTGVTGETVIVYNNGVELGRVVVANGEWSFTLPTQTDGPLNITVAAVDAAGNVSALSPVFTVTVDTTAPEIPLINSVEDSQLTNGTLYTRDGTPTLNGTGEPGSTVIVSVDGTPSTVLVTVQPDGTWSWTADTTLAEGPHSFTVSSVDPAGNPSGSSAPLAVTVDTVLPAAPDNISVAAQGTPLTGTGEEGATIIVTDASGNVIGTGVVSGGNFSVALSPAQQDGAALTITATDAAGNLSPEASYTVTGTQPNLPDVPVITVINDDTAPVTGDVKDKTTNDTTPTLVGTAEPGSIITVYQDGVQVLLPTVTADANGNWSYTPALPLGEGAHTFEVTATLNGETSGRSPVATVTVDLTAPDAPAIGAVIDDVGPGTGPLTDGQTTNDNRPTLTGSGTAGDTISIYSNGTLLGTTVVGQTGNWSFTPSALAEGNNVLTIRETDPAGNQSAPSAGFTIVVDTSSTTPVIVNVTDDVGNTATTVVSGNTTNDATPTLSGTAEANSVVTIFDGNTQIGIVTADGTGAWSFTPETALVEGSHSFTVKATDPQGNVSLSSNAWSVVVDLTAPAVPVLETVSDNVAGGIVGNLTTGQVTNDTTPTLSGTGAVGSTIHILNNGVEIGTAPVDSNGNWSFTPNPALGDGSYNIRINASDAAGNVSANSPVFVFTVDTAGPSAPVVTSVIDDVGPVTGTLTSGNSTNDTKPTFNGTGEVGSTVHIIVDGSEIGTAVVNAQGNWTFTPGTALTEGPHAITFNATDTAGNTGSTSAPINLTVDTSAPTAPSILTASDNVGSVQTPLSSGQSTDDTTPTLSGTAAANATITVYQDGQQVGTAQADGSGAWSFTPSTALANGSHTWSVTATDAAGNVSPASPDFTLVVDTTAPNAPVISQAVDDVGTITGPVSSGQSTDDTIPRLVGTSEPFATVNIYEGTTLVGTGTADASGNWSILLTTTLATGPHSFTAQATDAAGNTSAPSATFNLTIDTTPPAQPVLSSIVDDVGNAATPVANGGLTNDAQPTLTGTAEAGATVKIFDNGVQIGSVVATGGNWSFTPSPALSDGQHSLTFTATDAAGNASAPTNGYVINVDATAPAAPVISAIVDDVGSVTGPVTGNNPTNDTRPALSGTVEANATVRIYDGSTLVGTVTADANGNWTLAQTTTTLTEGSHSFTATATDAAGNTSAPSTVTTILVDLTAPGAPTSLQVIANGTQVTGTAEAGSTVTITSGNGTVLGTATADGNGNFSATLTTAQTNGEALLVYATDKAGNAGVSASVVAPSTNIPNAPVIANIDDNVGSVTGGLTNGKTTDDTTPTLSGTAQPNATVTLYNNGVSMGTVVADASGNWSFTTPALSEGSHAFTATATNSAGTSPISLSTTVIVDVTAPNAPAGTFNADGSVLTGTAEAGSTVTIRLADGSTVTTTADSNGAYSYTFLNKQTEGQTLQITATDAAGNTSQPGSVLAPVVPLSASNNVEELDLSTTATVTNSQYSDYGFLLVGAVGNVLTLLGNDTAQVEFNVGSGGSADIVVNANATGAVLSLLNTLELVVQRFDTVNNTWTTVVDTGQPQFADLLTLGATGVSLNLTGLADGQYRVLSYNTNLLATGSYTSLDVAVKETSAGTVTGDTSLDGNVILDTDPTAGSDNAPAGTTVSAVTNALGVTTSVNADGTVIQGQYGTLTINRDGSYTYNLTDTSAAVIGRTESFTYTITHNGVSASANLVLSLGSGSVANGIVAVDDAASLTFDTTVQAIDNGTSSQSGFTLVGINLGNTLGLNLLDDMTNPIIYTVEEGTTRTMTIQASVGGVALASVFDLYVYKFNNATQTFEQMRVEPGWLRAPLLGGTSSQLTLNLPAGEYLFLLNTAAGITALTAYTLSVLQDHVYSVSSIGESTTGDVLANDPVPDGTVVTEVNGVAVNSSGTTDIQGEYGTLTIDSSGQYTYTLNSGVGADHISTPDTFVYTITAPNGAKDTGSLNITPTARAMDAVNDVSTEMSVTSVHHTSAYSDTTVGSASWTTSLLGTTTGSGSGTFVVDPNTALHSASLHFDVASLLALGGLTVNWTISDANGVIRTGSFSGGSLLGGSIDVPLTGLDLNAGTYTLSYTGSVPGLSVGNITITPSVNGTTYSLTQFDSTSGHTVDGNIFDGTDSAGAMDQLQSVDTRVTITGFDGTTTTLDPYTGSTLVNVTGHYGTLSIGADGHYTYTLNSGVSLSTITSKEVFNYTLTDANGNTDTATLTINMAPQFVSSEHNDVITGTAYGDTLIYQVLNSTAGNATAGNVSSTAGDHWTNFSLAQGDKIDIGDLLVGWNGSASTLGNYLHVTNSNGSTVIAIDRDGTGSTYTNTTLVTLDNVQTTYDELVNQQHIVT